Proteins encoded in a region of the Podarcis muralis chromosome 2, rPodMur119.hap1.1, whole genome shotgun sequence genome:
- the C2H17orf58 gene encoding UPF0450 protein C17orf58 homolog, with amino-acid sequence MTSPGLWLLGFALGFPFSSGAGPLPYAGKSIQPFSKDMYGSIGSTPSQSKSPLGGGSTEDQTLPPEGLGKGKAEQTHLLSRDKKKKVKYSVENHTGLRKEPIQDAKGFPSESRQESILPAINFSQTNRMHTDRLQLKAANSISAYFRPPAYSHRQGRLLAEAHPFKNAGSSPGQRSGSLDRLHRPGKINPYDKPSRSLGNGTDPSWLTNRQASSLPYHHSVSKNDADNTEVCLTDCRREHEEVEAFCSSEFVVNGIVHDVIMVHKGTSLVTLLVSSNGLYKINRLYFTPDGFFLRVHMMVVDTLNCSKPCPDFKLGSRYITMGQIYHRRRQLPAVLQEHVRGHLRPGDGLLWRGNSYMKRFNRRRHQKVQQAAHTKCG; translated from the exons GGCCCCTGCCATATGCTGGAAAGTCTATCCAGCCGTTCAGCAAAGACATGTATGGGTCCATTGGCTCCACACCAAGCCAGAGTAAGTCTCCACTAGGAGGCGGCAGCACTGAGGACCAGACACTGCCTCCAGAAGGCCTGGGGAAAGGGAAAGCCGAACAGACGCACCTGCTGTCCCGGGACAAGAAGAAAAAGGTCAAATATTCAGTAGAGAACCACACAGGTTTAAGGAAGGAGCCCATTCAGGATGCCAAGGGCTTCCCTTCTGAGAGCCGCCAGGAGAGCATTCTCCCCGCCATTAACTTCAGTCAAACAAACCGAATGCACACGGATAGGCTGCAACTGAAAGCAGCCAACAGCATCTCTGCCTACTTCCGGCCCCCTGCCTATTCCCATCGCCAGGGTAGATTGCTGGCAGAAGCTCACCCTTTCAAGAACGCAGGGTCAAGCCCCGGGCAACGTTCTGGAAGTTTGGATCGCCTCCATCGGCCTGGCAAGATCAATCCCTATGACAAGCCCAGCCGTTCGCTCGGAAATGGCACCGATCCCTCCTGGCTCACAAACCGACAGGCATCAAGCTTGCCGTATCACCACAGTGTCTCAAAGAACG ATGCTGACAATACAGAGGTGTGCCTGACAGACTGCAGGAGGGAACATGAAGAGGTGGAGGCGTTCTGCAGCAGCGAATTCG tggtgaATGGGATTGTTCATGATGTCATCATGGTTCATAAAGGAACGAGTTTGGTGACACTCTTGGTGAGCAGCAATGGACTGTACAAGATAAATCGCCTGTACTTCACCCCTGATGGCTTCTTCTTACGAGTTCATATGATGGTTGTGGATACCTTGAACTGCAGTAAACCCTGTCCGGACTTTAAACTTG GAAGCAGATACATAACGATGGGTCAGATCTACCACAGGAGAAGACAGCTGCCGGCAGTTCTTCAAGAGCATGTCAGAGGGCACCTGAGGCCAGGAGATGGGCTGCTTTGGAGGGGCAACAGCTACATGAAAAGGTTCAACAGAAGGCGGCATCAGAAAGTTCAACAGGCAGCTCACACCAAATGTGGGTGA